The genomic stretch CGTCTTCATCGCCAGACTCGTAACTGCCGACAGAGCTCATTTCGTCATCATCGCCATCATCTTTGTCGGAGTCCTCGGCCGTGTCCTTATTGGCGTACTTTTGCACATATTCTGTAATATCCTTAGCTCATGTTCCACATCGCAGTGTCTCACTATACATACCCTTGACCTTGGCGTCGTAGCTCTTTGGCTCTCTCATAAGTAGCGCGGCGGCTTCGCCGTTTAGAGGATCGGTCGGGTTGGGGTATCGAAGGAGTTGAGGAAGGAAGACTTCGAAGATGTTGATCATATCATACATGGGAGACCAGGTCTGGTTGATGACGTCGAGGCAGACGGAGCCGGAACTATGTGTGTGAGAAACAATCTCATAAAGACGTGAAGCAGGGAGACGTACAGCTCGTCGATGTTTGGGTGGAATATCCTGTTGACGAAGCCGATACTAGGACTCTTGTACGGGTATTGATCAGGTAGCTCGACGTGAATCTTCCATAGACCACCCTCAAAGGGAGCTGTGGCTGGTCAGCTCAGCACAAATGAGGCGTGACGAATAGATCCTACTCTCGACCGGGCCCTTGAACCTAACATAGAACTCTTGCATGTTGTCGTTGACCAGAGTTACTTCGTAGTCACTCATGAGCCTGTCTTGTGTTAATCACTGACCCACAAAGCGACCGAGGAGGCTAGGCGCATAGCGTTGCATCGATGAATAAGGTATGCGACATACATCCTGTTCACTCGTTAGTACTGGAAGTCTCATCCCAAAGCCTGCGCAACATACTTCATGACCTATAAGGTAAGAAAGTTAGCATTAGCCCTTGTTCTGCTCAGAAGTCTCCTGGTAGAGGTCTCACGTACATCCGTCTCGATACGTCTCTTTGGAGAACTCATTTTGCCGCACTATACGTGTAGCTTCCTGCTTGTTGTTCTGTGTCGGTATCTTGCTTCAAGCGCAAGTATTATCGGGGTTTGAGTGGCGGATTCGCGaatggtagttggcgtagTGAATGTCGCGCTTTGGTGAGGTCTGGTCGTCGGCGGGGGTTATCGATAGCAGAAGAGGGGCGGGCTTGTTGGCAGATTATGAGTGTTTTGTTGCTAATGCCGGGTTGTTTGTAGTTTCCAGAAGACGAGTGATGGTCGTGTACGTGTGCAGGTGTCGTAGCTGTGGGTCGAAGTGTGTCATAAGCCAGGAACAGGCAAGGAAGAAAGGACGATGGGTGGTCGAGGTCACGAGCGACGATACTGGCTTGTCACGCTTGCGCACGTCGCACGACTCGCCCCGGTCGCTCATCGCCGAGAGATATGGCGCGCCACCCTCCATCATTTACTTGTGAACGCACAACTCTTGTCAAGGTGTCTTTGCTACAACAAGCATATGGTTGCTGCTTGTGTGGACTATGTATCCAACGAGACCGACAGACTATCTATGTATCGACATGTTCACGCCCATCACTATACACAGCACAGCGCAACCCTCGCGGGCTGAACTGTCTCATAACATCTACAGAGAGCATCATCTTCTCCAACTCAAGTCATGCACTAAACTCCGATCGTCAATTGCATAACGCTCAGGGTGAAGCAAACCTTCTGATGTTGCATTACCGTTTGCGACTGGCCAAAGCAAGCCTCATATGACAGCCTCACTTAAGCAACTCAAAGCAGTATAATCTGCAGAAACCAGCATTATACTCTTACCCGCTCAATATCCTCCAGGAACTCCGAACTTTGCCACCTGCTCATTGTCCGATTGTCCGGATTAGGTGCACAATCTGTACATCCAATCGGCATCATGCAATGCCGCAGCTTCCCCGAGGTCCTGCCTCGTTCGCACCGCCGGCCCAAGAACAACAATCCCGATCACTACAATGTATGATGCAGGAGAGAGTCACAATCCCGTTGTATGAATCAGAACTTACATAGGCACATCTCACTCCAGCGCGGGGCCGACCAATACGCTCCGAACAAAGGGACCCAGACCCCTGACGCGACCGAGCAGATCCCTCGGTAAAGCATCCCAGTCCAAACACCAAGGTGATGGAATCTTCAGCGCAGCTCTCTGCACATGTTGCTTAAAGCACTCTTCGCTCTTCCGCCACCCCCAGACATGATGGCTGACGCTGAAAACGTGTCTGCTCTGTCCCTCTGGACTCTCACTTTCTCACTTGTCGAAACTCCACCATAAACCCAGCCTGCGCTGTTCCCGACAACAGAACAACCCACAACTACAACAGCACAATGTCGCGTGCCCTCCTATCCACCCTGCGAACGCCTCTGCGTCTCACAAACAAGACGTCTAGGCTGCCATCGCTCTCGCTCTCGCCGTCGCCTCTCTTACCCATCCCAACACGATGGAGTTCGCACTCCCCCCTCGGCGCAGCCCTCACCCGCAAACCCGTCACAATCGCCAGCCTCCAATCCATGTACCGCAAGCACGAACCCATAACCATGATAACCGCCCACGACTTCCCCAGCGCCCACGTCGCCGACCACGCCGGCATGGACATGATACTAGTCGGCGACAGCCTCGCCATGGTCGCCCTAGGCATGGAAGACACGTCTGAAATCCTCCTCGAAGAAATGCTACTGCATTGTAAATCCGTGGCGCGCGCTACTAAAGCAGCGTTTACCGTTGGTGACCTCCCCATGGGAAGCTACGAGATTAGCCCCCAGCAGGCTCTGACGACTGCGATTACGATGCTGAAAATTGGTCGTGTGAAGGCTATCAAGCTCGAAGGCGGCGAACAGATGGCACCTACTATAAGGACTATAACGACCGCTGGTATTCCTGTTCTCGCACATGTAGGACTGACACCGCAACGCGCGCACGCCCTGTCTGGTTTCCGTGTCCAGGGCCGCACCGCTGCATCTGCACTGCAAGTCCTACGCGATGCGCGCGCCGTGCAAAACGCAGGCGCCTTTGCCGTAGTACTTGAAGCCGTCCCCGCTGAAGTAGCGGCCGTGGTGACCAAGGAGTTACGGATACCGACGATTGGGATTGGGGCTGGGGCTGGGTGTTCGGGCCAGGTGCTGGTGCAGGTGGATATGTTGGGGTATTATCCGCCGGGGAGGTTTGTACCCAAGTTTGTGAAGAAGTTTGGGAATGTGTGGGGGGAGGCGGAGAGGGCATTGGGGGAATATAGAAAGGAGGTTAAGGACGGGAGCTATCCGGCGAGGGAGCATACGTATGAGATTGGGGAGGAGGCGTTTGAGGAATTTGTTAGGGTGGTTGAGGCGGGGAAGCAGAAGGTGGAGGGGAAGGGGGAGTAGAGGTAGTGGGGAGGGATACGGTGGTATGTATGTAGGTGCTGGCGGCGTTCTATTCTTCCTTACGTTGTTCATCATCATCTACAAGATCACCTACGAAACCAACAACTAGATATACATAGACATAAAACTTTTCATTCCAATCCAAACCTACATACATACAAACATACAAAGAAACTCCTATACCAGAGTACCAGGATCGAAGATTGAATAAAAAACATTCGTGATTGGAGATTGGTCTTCGGTGGAAACAACATTTACCATCCCTCTTCGTTCTCTTTCTCGctcctctctctctctcttttccTTCCTGTAAAAGAGTAGAGCGAGCAGAAAAATAACGATCTGAGAGAAAAAAAAACGCCGCCCAATATGCAAACCTGATGGGGTTGTAGACCCAGATCTTTCCATCATATATTCCCTGTCTGCTTGTTGTCTTCAAGCAACACCTGTGACAGTAATCCGGGTTCCGTTTCTCTCGTCTCGTCAAGTTGGGGTATACAGTGTATAGTACATGAAAGGTGGTGGGGGCAGcagtcgtcgtcgtcgtggCTGTCAAGTCAAAGGGGATGAAGCCTCGGCTCACATAGTCGAGAGAGGAGAGGCGAAAGGAGGGAATTCCTTAGAACGCCATGCGAGGCTCGCGTCTCTGTCGGTCACCGCCGAAACCTCCGCCTCCGCTTCCACCTCTCCTGTCGCCGCCAAAGCCGCGGCTTGGGCCTGTGTCGTGGCCACCATGACCCCGTCCACCACCGAAGCCACGACTGTAgccacctccacctccacctcgTCGATCACCGCCACGGTCACCACCGAAGCCGCCGCCTCCCCTTCGGTCACCACCACGGTCTCCAAAGCCACCGCGACCTCCATCACGGTTTCCTCCATAGCCACCACTGCGGCCTCCGCCTCCACCTCGTCTACCACCGCTGAACACGGCAGCAGGaggcggtggtggtgttTCCATACCCCAGCCGAATTCTGCTAGGCGGTTTGCACCCTCGACCAAGCCGTGCTTGTCGCCATACCACTGGTAGCTTCCAAACAAGCCACGGAAGGCAGCATCAAGTTGGTCTGGGTAGACCTTCTTGTGTGCTTCCACGCACTGCTGGAGGATCTGATTGATGTCCTCCGGGATCTCGGACTCTTGGCTCATGTCAAGAGCGGCGATGTTTAGTTCCTTTGTAGAGTCGGTGAGAGGCAAGTCTCTGAGACGGCGGCGCACTTCTTGCTTCTCAAACGGAGTGAGGAACAGCCATCCCTCACCCTCTTTTCCAGCACGACCAGTACGACCAAGACGATGGATGTACGAGTCACGATCGCGTGGAAGACCAATCTGGATGACGTGCGTGACCTCTGGGAAATCCATACCACGAGCAGTTACATCAGAAGAGAAGAGTACACCACTTTTGGCTGTGCGGAAATCATCTGCAGCTCTAGTACGCTGTGCTTGGCTGAGCTTGGCGTGGATTTCAAAGTTGCGGAGTCCACCGAGAGGTGAGTTGCCGCGTTTGAGGCCACCGTTGAGTTTGTAGAAGACGGATGCAGCCAATGTGACTTCAGCAGTGCTGTTGAAGTAGACAATGGCCTTGAAGGGACGCGATCCACCTCTCTGAGCCTCTGCTTGTTCTTTGCACACGAGCTCGTACAGGGTGGGGATGATGTTCTCGAAACCGGCAAGCATAACTATCTTCTGGGGAATACGCTCGTGTGTTGGCTCCTCGTTCTCATCGACGCACTTGGCGAAGTGGAAACCAGGGCGCATGGTACGACGGACTAGATCGACAACGTTGCGGGGAATAGTAGCCGAGAACATGAGATTTTGGCGTTCGACCTCTTCTGGGTCGGGGAGAATCTTCTTGATTTCGTCAATCTCCTTGGTGAAACCATCGTCGAGCAGACGATCGGCTTCGTCCAAGACAAAGGCATTGAGCCTTGGTGCCTTGATACCAGAGTATGGGTCGGAAAGAATATCGTACAGTCGGCCGGGTGTTGCAATCATGAGATGGCAACCTTCACGTTGTGTCTTCACAAGCATCTCTCGCTTGCGTGTTCCACCAACTGCGCATTGCACGATGATGCCAGTGCCAGAGGTGACCTTCTTAGCCTCAACGGCAATTTGCTCTGCCAATTCACGTGTCGGTGACATGACAATGGCCCTAATGTCGTCGGCTTTGGCGCGCTTGTATCCTCTAGGCTTGTCGGCGAGACTTGGGTCGGCTTGGATGATGCGTTGAATAACGGGAATGAGGAAACCCAGTGTTTTACCGGTACCAGTCTTTGCCTGGGCAATGCTGCATCTTGTTAGTCGCCGCCTATATCTAGAGATAGTGGAGGAACTTACACATCGACGCCGCTCAAAGCCTCGTTGATTGTTCGGGTTTGCACATCCGTCATGGTCGTCAACTTCATCTGCTTCGTAATCGTGTTGATGAGATTGGGGTGCACGAGTCCGCGTGTGGCCAATTCTGCGAACTTTGTGGCCGGGCCGTCCTCACTGATGCTCTGGGCTGCCTCTGCTGCGGCCGCGGCATCTTGCCACTTTGCGCTGTTGTGGAAGCCAGCAAACGAGGCATTTGCGAGACGGGACGTCTGCAATGGTATCCGTAGAACACCAAGAGTCTGAGTGAAGGGTGTGCGAAGGGCTCTAGACGAGATTCCAGCCAGACTCCTCGAGAGGGTGGCCGGGTATCTTCTCACTGCACCAAACATGATGTGCGTGTGAAGATGTCAATCAGTTCGGGGTATAGAAGGGGTATATAAACTTTTGACGCAAAAGAAGGGTATTTTTCTCAGTTTGCGCCTCAGTAACGACGGCgaattgagatgaaaaaaTGGCGGGCAGTCGTTACTAGAAACTTTGCCATGCACTTTTTCTGGGGGCCGTGCACAAACGACGCGCTAAGTAGCCCGCCATGCCCCCGATAAGGAAGATAAGCGGTTCAGAGGAGGAGAACGCGACGAGGGGCAAGCAGTGTCAATTTCGCAAAGGCCAACACTTGTATTTTCTACAGTCCACGCATAAGTTTGGCGCATACGTCAAGTTCAAATGTTCATTAATATTCGTAATCACGCAACTCCATACTAATGCAAATACCCAACGCCTCCGCCAATGCAAAAAACACGACAAGTTCAGTTCATCTTCTCAGCAGCCTTCCCACGTCGCTGGCTTTCACCTGACTTTACAACCTTCATACCTTCCATGAAACCTTGCTGAACGCCTCCTGTCACACTTTGAACCCACCAGATAGTCATCTCATTGAGAGCTTGACCTACCATCCCATCGTTCATCTGACACACTGTTTGCGATAACCTTAACGTCCTCCGTCCAATGTCGTCTGCTGTTGCGACGCCTGTGTTTACCAGTCTTTTCGTGATTTGGTGCTTCCTCTCAAATTGGTAGGTATGGGAAAGAAGCAACTTGATGTATGGTAGGAGGAATTGTATGAGAACAAAGGTTTGAAAGACGAGGGCCGCTGTAAGACGGTGGAGAACTGTAGGGTTTCGTGGTGGCTGTTGAGGACTTATACTGCGACATGGCATTGAAACCAGTGCGTTCGCGTCTGGATTTCGACAGTTCTCAACCAAGTCTTGTGGTAGGGCAGCCTGTATGCTCAGCTGTTCGTCTAGTGTAAGCTTCGCTGGAAGCCCTCGAAGAAGGTAGGTTATGCCGTGGATATATAATTGACGAATGAGTATCGCAGATGAATCGTCGGAACTACTACTTGGCGCGCTGGATTCTCGTGTTGCTTGAGCCATGAGGCTCGTGCCTGCATGTTGTAAGCACAACCCCTGATATCTACGGTTTGAGTACGTACCTAAACTTGCATATTTCCATCTGATACCAGTGCCTTCCTCATGGGTTCCGAACAGTGGCGGAAGTGCGCTACTGGAGGAAACCGGCCTTTCCGATATATCCTCACCAAAGTCGAGGTCCGCCTCTTCTAACGCGACAGCAAGTCTGTTCGGTGTAGCAGAGCCGCTTTGGGGTGTTGAAGAATAGCTCGGTGGAGGAGTCTCGGGTTGTGGTATCTCAGTTACAGAGTTGGATTTGCTGTGCGCTCCACGGTTGCGCACATCGTTGAGGGACTGGCGGAGCGACGGTATGGTCGGTATGTGATTCGACACGAGCGTTGGAAGTACGCTGTATAGCATACTGCGTCTGTAGGTACTCCCCTCCAGTTCAACAAGGGTCGCCGAGTCGAATGTAGTCGTGGGAAGTTGTTCTTGTTCCCCCTGCATCATAATGTCTCCTTATCTCCCCAGTCTTGACCGGTACTTGAAAATAGCAACGAGCAGCCTTCCAACGTTCACCGGCAGTACAGCGTAATTGTGCGCGAATGACAACCGTCCAGTCTGATGCGCAAAAAGAATGACAGGCGCATGTGAGTTAAACCCGAAGCTTTGACAGCCGCCTCGCGGCTATCCTTGTTTCGCTGAGACGGCATTATTCCAAATTTGTGAAAATCTCGAGGGCTGTAGGATGCAACTTGGCAAGCATGTGAAAGTGTTGAGCTGTGGCACTCCCTGTGTTGCACCAGGGTCCAGCTTTCCGATTGCCGAGCGCCGAACGCCAATGAGCCGGAACGGTGGGAAACGCGTGCTAACGTCCGGCGAATTTTCTTTCTTTGCAAATTTAGTACATGTGCCTGACTTGAGCAAATCGAAAAGTCCACATCATGTGCTTTGGTGGCCAGCCGCGTATTGTCAGGTGATGGAGGCAGAACGACATGACATCTGTGTCCTCACCCGACCCTTGCTACTCCTTATCTTGGAGCTGCTTTCACATGTCACTTCTCGTATTCAGAGGTAAGCCACCTCTGTCATTGCACAGCGCAGGGTTGATAGAGGATGTTACAGGACATGTAGACGCAGATACAGCATAGCCGTGAGACTTTCTAAAGGAGAAAAGTTCCCTGGATATACACCAGGGTTGATTCATGACTGCAAAAGAAACAAGTTCTTAGCGTCTACATCGTTCACCGTATCGAAGTTTCCTTGATCATTATCCCTCCACAAACATTCCCATTACCGCCTATCCATTACTCTTCAACAGTTCTCTGGGGTATAATCAGGAGTCCAGACGATCCGCTTCGATCATGCAAAGCCCGAGTAACCGTGACAAGACTGCTTGCCCCCTACTCCTCATCATGCTCTTGATTCTGTCCAGCGCTGTTGCGGCTCATGCGCTGATGCAAGGGAACACGCTCCAAGTCGTTGATCAAGGTCATGACGTTCTCACAGTACTCGCGCACCTTCTCAACCTCATCGCGCATGTACTCCATCTCGAGCTCGTCCCAATTATTGCGCTCCTTATATTCACGTAGGTGGCGCTTCAGAGCGTTGACCTCATTGTGCAAGTCGATACCAAACTTTCGGACTTCTTCGACAGCACTACGCGACCATCGGGTTCCGCCCCTGCAGTCGCGCGGGTAGGACCTGACCAGCTCATAGGCACGGATGGCACGTCTAAAGAAGTTTTCCAGGTCTTCATCGAACACATCCCGGTCAGTAGTAGCAGGTGGAGTCGGGCTGCGATGACGCATGCGGTCCCGGTTGGAATCCTGGCCGCCAGATCTGGATGAGTCCTTTGTGGGCGACAGTGAACGCGCCTGTGCAGATGATTAGCGAGGTGCCGCAACCCAAGATCTTCTTACTtacatcatcatcatcatcatcataGGGCGGGCGATAGGCTCTGCTGCGGCGGGGATGGTGGGGCATGACGGCTGTTAGAGCAGGGTGGGGTATGGGTCGGAGCAGAAGTCAAGTATAGGTGGAGTCGAGTTTGGGTATGGGTGCAAGTGGGCAATGCGATGAATGAGGGACTTTCTTCATATGGACTAAATAGAAGTGAGGGGCCATTGCGCGCGCGTGTTGCGAGTGAAAGTGAAGTAGAGGTCGGCAATACTTGCACGTGTAGGGAGTGCGGAGCTATGTGGCGACAAAGGTATGAGAACAGAAATTAAGAAGCTTGAATAGTCGAAAGTTCATCGCGCAACCGCACGTGTATCTCGATGAGTTGAAGTGGCCATATCTATGGGTGTGCCCCAAAGGGGAGTGAAGAAGAGTGAGTATTGCGCGTGTAAGACCTAGTCAGCAATTGTCCTACAGAAGTGCAACATGGTCTTATGCAGAACTAGTCTTCGAATAGTAGAGAAGAGACAAGTTATGCATCGAAATGGAAAATGCGGATTACGCTTCTTATACGCGCATCGGCCACAACACAACAGAGACACATGGATACCTTGGCTCCACGTGTACATGCCGTCATTCATCGAGCAATAACAAAGTATGCGGCATTGGGCGATTCACACTTAAAAAAGAAAAGACAGCCTCGGCAGGCACGGCCTCTTTAACGCGTCGACAGGCGCGTAGAGGTGGTGTATACCCAGGCTCTGAATCAGAAAGGAGGTGGGAGAAGTGGGGTATGCGTAAAGGAGTCGTCTAAGCAGACAAAGCATGCTCAACCATGGACAGTGAGATGAGCAGGGCGCGGGTACCTGGCGACTAGCCATTTGCAGTAGCATGTCGTGCATGCGTGCATTGACGATGTTGACCGCAAGGGTGGGTTGTTTGGTTGCCAGGCAGATTATTCCGTGGTTCGCGCGAGATTGGGCGGCCTTTCCGGATTCCGCCTAACGCATTGAGCATTCAATCATCATACCAGCCTCCACAACAAACCCTCTCGACTCTTTCCTTGGTTCATGAAGGCAGACCCCGGCCCGTCACGCGCATTTCCCTCGCTCACTTTGCACCTGTACTCTTCACATACATCTCCCGACATTCACCCGTACCGACATGGCTGCCACACGCTGCTGAAAAATCCTCGTCGTGTCTGAAGTCGCGTCCAGAGCTGCCACACGCATCGCTGCCCCTCCCGCCAGCATTCCCTCCAATCACCAGCCCAGGACGCCCTGAACCCTACGTATGGCAGCAGCAGTCCTTCCACCCTCACCTCAGGTTTCTGCAGTCATGTCGAGCCGCCGCGTTCCACTTGCAAACCTCCAAAATGCCACAAACTCGCCATTACGCGCCACCGCCATGGGAGGAAAGCGCCAGCGATCCCACGCCAGTGAGCAACGCGACCTGAACTATGGCCAACCACCATCCAAGAAGCAGATTATCGAAGTTGATGATGCCGAATCCCGTCGCCATGGCCTTGTCCGTCGGAGCGGGGCCCAGCCGACTGCCCTCACCCGGAAGCTGGAAGCCGCAAGAGAGACAAAGGTCACGCCAAAGCATGCCGCCCAGCGAGCCGCCAACGACTTGGAAACCATCAGGCAATGGCAGCGTCACTACCGCAAGCTGTTCCCCCAGTTTGCCTTCTACTTTGATAGCGTTTCGGATCCCCAGAAGGACAAGCTGATGAGCAGGGCCCGTATCCTAGGATCAGTACGTGACCCGTGTTTATTATTTACACTTTTAGTACTAACAGTGCTCAGCGCGAGGTCAAGTTCTTCTCTCGGGAAGTCACTCATGTCATCACAACGCGTCCCATTCCTGCCGACGTCGATGGCAGTTCATCGGCTCACAAAGGAACCGTCAACCCAGCCCAGTTGGAAAACAAGAAGAACGTCTTTGACGCCGCCCTGGAAAAGTCGGATCGCTGTGATATTTTGTACAAGGCTAAGAGCCTCGGGATGAAGATATGGTCCGTCGAAAAGCTGCAGCGCATGGTGGATACCATGTTCAACAAAGAGACCGGCGAAGATGCATCGAGTTACCCCACGCGTCAGAACCTGGCCGCCCAGAAGGGCCGTCCTGCTGATCTCCAGAAGTTGCTGCAGAATGAGAAGATGGACCGCGACTACCTTATGGCTTCGCAGGATATGGTCCCTCTCCGCGGATACTACGTCTACGTGCATGATATGGACGAGGTCACCCGACCTGTTATGATTCGCGAGTACCAAAAGGTGGAGAAGGAAAAGGGCAAGTGGCCGCAATTCCGTGCTTCGGGCAACGGCAAGTGTCCCTTTGTCGAGGATCCTCACTTTGGTCGCCGTCAACAGGAGGAGCAAGAGGCGCGCCGTC from Pyrenophora tritici-repentis strain M4 chromosome 1, whole genome shotgun sequence encodes the following:
- a CDS encoding Ubiquitin-protein ligase translates to MSSPKRRIETDVMKMYVAYLIHRCNAMRLASSVALLMSDYEVTLVNDNMQEFYVRFKGPVETPFEGGLWKIHVELPDQYPYKSPSIGFVNRIFHPNIDELSGSVCLDVINQTWSPMYDMINIFEVFLPQLLRYPNPTDPLNGEAAALLMREPKSYDAKVKEYVQKYANKDTAEDSDKDDGDDDEMSSVGSYESGDEDEAAGNMEDI
- a CDS encoding PanB, Ketopantoate hydroxymethyltransferase, with the translated sequence MSRALLSTLRTPLRLTNKTSRLPSLSLSPSPLLPIPTRWSSHSPLGAALTRKPVTIASLQSMYRKHEPITMITAHDFPSAHVADHAGMDMILVGDSLAMVALGMEDTSEILLEEMLLHCKSVARATKAAFTVGDLPMGSYEISPQQALTTAITMLKIGRVKAIKLEGGEQMAPTIRTITTAGIPVLAHVGLTPQRAHALSGFRVQGRTAASALQVLRDARAVQNAGAFAVVLEAVPAEVAAVVTKELRIPTIGIGAGAGCAGGVLFFLTLFIIIYKITYETNN
- a CDS encoding SrmB, Superfamily II DNA and RNA helicase, with the translated sequence MFGAVRRYPATLSRSLAGISSRALRTPFTQTLGVLRIPLQTSRLANASFAGFHNSAKWQDAAAAAEAAQSISEDGPATKFAELATRGLVHPNLINTITKQMKLTTMTDVQTRTINEALSGVDVIAQAKTGTGKTLGFLIPVIQRIIQADPSLADKPRGYKRAKADDIRAIVMSPTRELAEQIAVEAKKVTSGTGIIVQCAVGGTRKREMLVKTQREGCHLMIATPGRLYDILSDPYSGIKAPRLNAFVLDEADRLLDDGFTKEIDEIKKILPDPEEVERQNLMFSATIPRNVVDLVRRTMRPGFHFAKCVDENEEPTHERIPQKIVMLAGFENIIPTLYELVCKEQAEAQRGGSRPFKAIVYFNSTAEVTLAASVFYKLNGGLKRGNSPLGGLRNFEIHAKLSQAQRTRAADDFRTAKSGVLFSSDVTARGMDFPEVTHVIQIGLPRDRDSYIHRLGRTGRAGKEGEGWLFLTPFEKQEVRRRLRDLPLTDSTKELNIAALDMSQESEIPEDINQILQQCVEAHKKVYPDQLDAAFRGLFGSYQWYGDKHGLVEGANRLAEFGWGMETPPPPPAAVFSGGRRGGGGGRSGGYGGNRDGGRGGFGDRGGDRRGGGGFGGDRGGDRRGGGGGGYSRGFGGGRGHGGHDTGPSRGFGGDRRGGSGGGGFGGDRQRREPRMAF
- a CDS encoding Dfp1-Him1-M multi-domain protein, with the protein product MSSRRVPLANLQNATNSPLRATAMGGKRQRSHASEQRDLNYGQPPSKKQIIEVDDAESRRHGLVRRSGAQPTALTRKLEAARETKVTPKHAAQRAANDLETIRQWQRHYRKLFPQFAFYFDSVSDPQKDKLMSRARILGSREVKFFSREVTHVITTRPIPADVDGSSSAHKGTVNPAQLENKKNVFDAALEKSDRCDILYKAKSLGMKIWSVEKLQRMVDTMFNKETGEDASSYPTRQNLAAQKGRPADLQKLLQNEKMDRDYLMASQDMVPLRGYYVYVHDMDEVTRPVMIREYQKVEKEKGKWPQFRASGNGKCPFVEDPHFGRRQQEEQEARRLARQAAQAPRTRAALALEEKNALAENNNLARRPSAPAVIIKEDEDAKPLDPPKALPLKRCNTADGAPPMFGSAQASIRAMPRFIAGEPVASGLHQSNITSAIRSQMISSTAAAPRAGNSKEVNQLKRKVLEKNSVPSTNTNSGHSSVTNDVRTALNHEHSQPMRAAKRKAQESMGHILDGDEERQARKAAALRRRKTVEKEMKPGYCENCREKFEDFDVHVVTRKHRKFATTSENWAELDQLLAQLDRR